The Gammaproteobacteria bacterium genomic interval GTCCACTGGACTCGCCGGAGGCAATAAGGTGGACAGTCATGGGCGGGAAATAACCACTTGCCCCGACCGCTCGATGAAGGGAGGTACCCTCCCGTACTCGCCGTGCCGCTTCCTCTATGGCAGCACGCATAACCAGGTTGGACAACACTGCACCCGCGATGCGCAAAGCATCCAGCACCGGTACGTTACTGGCGGCAAGGATGCTGAGGGTACGGGCAAAACGAGAGGTATTCATGCCCCGCTCCAGGCGTCCAAACAAAGGCATACGCAACAGCAACCGATGGAAGGCCAGGCGCACCCCACTGCGGCGTAGTATCAGGCGTAGCGCCACGCCAACGGCCACTAGGCCGCCCAGCAAGGCCCCTCCCCACTGTTGTAAGAAAGTACTCACGGCAATGAGGGCGCGGGTAAGCCATGGGAGTTGCTGACCGGTCCCTTGAAAGACCTGTACGACCTGGGGTACCACGTAGACCAGTAGGGCGCCTACCACTAGCAGTGCAACGATGCTTACCAAGGCCGGATAGAGCAGGGCAAGCCAGGTGCGTTGTCCCACTGCTTGGCGTGACTCGGTGAAATCCGCCAGACGATCCAATACCGCGTCGAGGTGTCCAGACTGCTCGCCAGCGGCCACGGTTGCCCGGTATAACTCGGGGAATGCGTTGGGAAAATCCGACAAGGCGGCCGCCAGCGAGTGCCCTTCCACCACTCGTGCCCGCACGCCAAGGATCATGCTCTTGATGCGAGACTTTTCGGTCTGATTCGCCACTGTACCCAGGGATTCCTCCACGGGTAGCCCGGAACCTACCAAGGTAGCGAGTTGGCGGGTAATGAGGGCCAAGTCTCCTGCGGAGATGCTGCGGCGAACTCGTCCGTGGCCGGCGGTGCGAGTCTCACCACGGCGGACCTCTTCCACGGTCAGCGGCGTGAGTTTTTGTTCCCGCAACTGCACACGTACCGCACGGGCGGTATCACCCTCCAAAACTCCTTTGCGGTTA includes:
- the xcpS gene encoding Type II secretion system protein F, whose protein sequence is MGAFEYTAIDPQGRNRKGVLEGDTARAVRVQLREQKLTPLTVEEVRRGETRTAGHGRVRRSISAGDLALITRQLATLVGSGLPVEESLGTVANQTEKSRIKSMILGVRARVVEGHSLAAALSDFPNAFPELYRATVAAGEQSGHLDAVLDRLADFTESRQAVGQRTWLALLYPALVSIVALLVVGALLVYVVPQVVQVFQGTGQQLPWLTRALIAVSTFLQQWGGALLGGLVAVGVALRLILRRSGVRLAFHRLLLRMPLFGRLERGMNTSRFARTLSILAASNVPVLDALRIAGAVLSNLVMRAAIEEAARRVREGTSLHRAVGASGYFPPMTVHLIASGESSGRLEEMLERAAVTQEREVDTYVATLLGLFEPLLILVMGGMVLVIVLAILLPIFELNQLVK